A genome region from Coprococcus phoceensis includes the following:
- a CDS encoding NAD(P)H-dependent glycerol-3-phosphate dehydrogenase produces MAKAGIMGAGSWGTALALLLYKNGHEVTLWSINNDEVEELKKEREHKSKLPGVKIPEDLRITNSMEEAVAEKDFVVLAVPSPFIRSTARNMKPYVVKHQKLINVAKGIEETTLKTLSEQIEEELPMADVAVLSGPSHAEEVGRGLPTTCVVGAKTKETAEYLQKMFMNETFRVYTSPDILGIEVGGALKNVIALAAGIADGLGYGDNTKAALITRGIAEIGRLGIQMGGKMESFTGLTGIGDLIVTCASVHSRNRKAGYLIGQGKTMQEAMDEVKMVVEGVYSAKAAMKLAEKYEVSMPIIEQVNQVLFKGKDAAKAVNELMLRDGKIEHSDLPWE; encoded by the coding sequence GAACAGCGTTGGCGTTATTACTGTATAAAAATGGGCATGAGGTTACTTTGTGGTCAATCAACAATGACGAGGTAGAGGAATTAAAAAAAGAAAGGGAACACAAGAGCAAATTGCCGGGGGTGAAGATTCCAGAAGATTTGAGGATTACAAACAGTATGGAAGAAGCCGTTGCAGAGAAGGATTTTGTTGTCCTTGCAGTACCTTCACCATTTATCCGAAGCACAGCGAGAAATATGAAGCCGTATGTGGTTAAACATCAAAAGCTTATCAATGTGGCAAAAGGAATTGAGGAGACGACGCTTAAGACCCTTTCGGAACAGATTGAGGAAGAACTTCCGATGGCGGATGTAGCTGTGTTATCAGGACCGAGTCATGCAGAGGAAGTGGGCAGAGGACTTCCGACAACATGTGTTGTAGGCGCGAAGACAAAAGAGACAGCTGAATATCTTCAGAAGATGTTTATGAACGAAACATTCCGTGTGTATACAAGCCCGGATATTCTCGGAATAGAGGTAGGTGGAGCACTGAAAAATGTCATTGCACTCGCGGCTGGAATTGCGGATGGTCTCGGATACGGTGATAATACAAAGGCGGCGCTTATCACTCGTGGAATTGCGGAGATTGGAAGACTTGGTATCCAGATGGGCGGTAAGATGGAAAGCTTTACCGGACTTACCGGAATTGGAGATTTGATCGTGACCTGTGCAAGTGTACACAGTCGAAACCGAAAAGCCGGATACCTGATTGGACAGGGAAAGACGATGCAGGAAGCAATGGACGAAGTAAAGATGGTCGTGGAAGGTGTTTATTCTGCGAAGGCAGCAATGAAACTTGCAGAAAAATATGAGGTGTCCATGCCGATCATTGAGCAGGTAAATCAAGTGCTCTTTAAAGGAAAAGATGCCGCAAAGGCAGTTAACGAATTGATGTTAAGAGATGGAAAAATTGAACATAGTGACTTGCCGTGGGAGTAA